DNA from Flavobacteriales bacterium:
CCTTCTGCCGAGATCGAGATAAACGGATTCCAGGATGCATCGGAGGAGGATGTAGATGTGGAGGTAACCATCACCCGTTCCGAGTTCAATGACCTGATCAGGCCGTATATAGACCAAACGCTTGATATGATCAAGACGATCCTGACGCGCAACTCGCTCCGCCCTCATGATGTACAGTACACACTCATGGTCGGCGGATCTACGTACATACCCTTTGTTCGACAACGCACAGAGGAGGTGTTGCAGATACCGATTAACTGCGAGATCGACCCGACGACGGCGGTTGCCATAGGAGCAGCCTATTATGCGGCCACCAAACCCAAGGAGATCACCAAGCCGACCAGCGCTGCGCGCAGGCCGTCGGCATTGTCCATCAAAGCGTCCTATAACAAGGCATCCAAAGAGAAAGACGAACTGTTCGCGGCTCGTGTCACAGGGAACATAGATGGCCTCTTCTACCGCATCGTTCGACAGGACGGTGGCTTCGACTCGGGCCTGAAGAAGTTGACTGAGCGCGTTAGCGAGGATCTTCCTCTTGTCCAAAACGCGTTCAACTACTTCGTGCTTACTGTATATGACGGCCAAAACAACGCTGTCGAAACCGACATGGAGCTCATCGGCATCAACAGCGGTTTTGCCATCAGCGGACAACCGCTGCCTGAAGACATCTGTCTTGAGGTGGATGATCTCGATCATCCTGGAGCGACACGACTCCTTCCCATATTCGAGCGTAATTCCATACTGCCAGCCCGCAAGCCCGTGACGCTACCCCTGACCCGCAATCTCATTAAGGGAAACGAGCAAGACCAAATCTGGATCAATGTCTATGAAGGGCCGCAAACCTCATTGCCGGCTGCAAACAAACCCTTGGGAGTCATTCTGGTTACCGGCAAAATGATCACCCGAGATGTCTCCAAGGGTTCAGACATCGAGATCACGTTCAATATGTCCGAAAGCAGGGACCTTACCGTGGCGGCCTACCTGACCATGTCTGACCAGGAGTTCAAGAACGTTTTCAATCCCAAAGCCAGAGAAACCAATGTGGACCTCCTTCGGGAGCACATCGGTGATCTCGCGGATCAGCTCGACGATGAGCTGGAGACCGCAACCGAAAAGGAGGAGTACGAGACCGCCAGCCATCTTACCAAGCTTAAAAAGCAACTGTCGCAGCTAGTCGAGGAGGCTGACAAACTCAGCGATGATGATGTTACCGACAAGCGCTATCAGCTGGAGGACCAGAAACGGAAGATCGCTCAAGAGCTAGATGTGGCAACCAAGGACAAGCGCATCAACAAGGTCAAGGAGCTTTACATGAAGGTCAAGGACGAGTGCAAAGAGATGCTTGACCAAGCCGGGACCGATCACGAGCGCAACACGTTCAGGAACATCGTCGCTCAGGAGCCATCCTTCCTCAGCAGTAATAATCCCTTGAGAATCCAGGAAAAGTCAGATGAAATGCAGCACATCACCGGACAGATTCGCTGGAGAACGCCGGACTTCCTGTTGGGCATCTTCAAATGGCTCTGTGAGCAGCAGCATCGCATGAATGACCAAACCCAGGCCAAGAGCCTGATCGACGCCGGTCGCTTCGCGGCTGAGTCCAAGAACTGGGATAGGCTCAAGGAGGTCGACTACGGTCTTTTGGAACTGTTGCCAAGGCAGGCCAAGGAACAAGCAGCGAGCAAGATCGGCTTCGGACTATGAGAACCAACGACTTCCAACCGCTGCTGCTCCGCACTGCCGTGACTGCCCTCGCGTGCGACGGGAACATCGACCAGGCAGAAGTGGACGCCGTTAAGCAGATGGCCGAGAATGAGATCTACTTTCTGGGCTACGAGTACCAGCAACCGTTTGATGTTTTTCTCGAAACCATCAAAGCGCGTGGCAGGGCTGCAGTAGAGGAGTACTTGAGCGAATTGAAACAGGCACCGCTGAACAACCGCCAGAAGCTCCTGCTCGTTGAAGTGCTCATTCGCGTCATTGACGCTGACGACCAATGGGCACAGAATGAGAAAGCGTTCCTGCATATGGCTATTGGCCAAATGCAGATACCGCTCGAGGACCTCATTGCAGGGTTCCCAAAGCATGCTGATGTACTTAGTGACGACCACTCGGCCAGCTTTGACGATTCCTTCCATGATGTCCTCAGCGAAAAGTGACTGCTTGCGCATCTACCCGTTGAGGCTTCCCGTTGTGGGGTTCCTCAGTGAGTACATGCCACCTGTCACCCATCTATCCTGCCCGCGCCAAACCTGCTTTGATCGCCAGTTATCAAAGCCTTACTGCCCCGACCGCCCAATGGCCCTCAAGAAATCCGACCTATACGCTTCCCTCTGGAAAAGCTGCAATGAACTGCGTGGCGGTTCGCTCTTATTTCCAGCGCTACATAAGGACAAAATCCCAACCTATACGGGCAATATAAACTACCTGAGAGCTCCTTCCTTCACTGCTTGAACGTGCTCGTTTCGCGTGCAACGCAAGCGATGTTCCCGTTCTCTGGGTTCCTCACAAAGCGCACCGGCTTTCCCGTTGCCATCATGAGCTTCCTAAGGGTTAAAAACCCGATGATATGGCCCATGTCCTCATCGCTAAGCCGATTGCCATATCTGCGGCTAAGGTGCCCCTTCAGATCATCACTTATGTTAGAGTAAATCGCCGCCTTGATGAAGAGGTCTTTGCACTCTTCGAGTGGCATCTTCTGGTTGATCGAATCATAAACGATCTGAGCACCTTCCATGTGGTCTTCTTTCCCATTAGGGAAAATGCTGCTTGCCATCGACGTGGCAAAATCAAGCAGTTCATTCTTGGGTTTGGTCTTCTTGTGATTCGCGTACACGATGCCAATCACAAGCGCTGCCACTGCGAGGATGATTAACCAGAACATTGACCCTTGGTATTGTTAGCCTGTCAAACATATGTGTTTCCCGCATACGCATGCTTGACCCAGCGATTACGCCAAAGTCTCGAGTGAACGCGGTCCATTGACGATAGTTGATCCGGTGTTCCGCGTGAGGGATTGGACCGGAAAGCCCGGAGCCGGTTCCCGGCTCGGAGGCCGGGACCGGTGAGGACTTGAAGGGGAAAGCCCGACGGCGCGCATTTGGCGCCGGCACGCCCAACCCATCCCGATCTCTGCCAACCCATCTGAAGCTACCGATCTTCGGAGGCCAGCTTGCCCCATGCCCCGCCCGCTCTCCCTCTTCCTCTCCTTCCTCCTCCTCCACGCCACGGGCCTGGCCCAACCCCTCCAGGTCGATAGCCTCACGGCCCCCAACGGCGACCTGCACCTGCGGCTGGGGCTGGATGCGCA
Protein-coding regions in this window:
- a CDS encoding Hsp70 family protein; its protein translation is MDNTINFGIDLGTTNSAIAKFVKGEVVIFNNPLDYGRATLPSVVSYRKDKIIVGTQAKQYLERDPKNVVAVFKRKMGTAESYKIKATGDSVTPVQLSAEVLKQLKTFVNTGDQLNAVVVTIPASFDTIQSNATKEAGQLAGFDQIVLLQEPIAASLAYANMKKAKDIEDGQWLVYDLGGGTFDVALVRIKEGEMRVLDHEGDNFLGGADFDQLIVDKLIIPKLNAQYKFDDLRTELTSASGRLNGVYHKLCHLAEQAKIKLSAVPSAEIEINGFQDASEEDVDVEVTITRSEFNDLIRPYIDQTLDMIKTILTRNSLRPHDVQYTLMVGGSTYIPFVRQRTEEVLQIPINCEIDPTTAVAIGAAYYAATKPKEITKPTSAARRPSALSIKASYNKASKEKDELFAARVTGNIDGLFYRIVRQDGGFDSGLKKLTERVSEDLPLVQNAFNYFVLTVYDGQNNAVETDMELIGINSGFAISGQPLPEDICLEVDDLDHPGATRLLPIFERNSILPARKPVTLPLTRNLIKGNEQDQIWINVYEGPQTSLPAANKPLGVILVTGKMITRDVSKGSDIEITFNMSESRDLTVAAYLTMSDQEFKNVFNPKARETNVDLLREHIGDLADQLDDELETATEKEEYETASHLTKLKKQLSQLVEEADKLSDDDVTDKRYQLEDQKRKIAQELDVATKDKRINKVKELYMKVKDECKEMLDQAGTDHERNTFRNIVAQEPSFLSSNNPLRIQEKSDEMQHITGQIRWRTPDFLLGIFKWLCEQQHRMNDQTQAKSLIDAGRFAAESKNWDRLKEVDYGLLELLPRQAKEQAASKIGFGL
- a CDS encoding TerB family tellurite resistance protein, which encodes MRTNDFQPLLLRTAVTALACDGNIDQAEVDAVKQMAENEIYFLGYEYQQPFDVFLETIKARGRAAVEEYLSELKQAPLNNRQKLLLVEVLIRVIDADDQWAQNEKAFLHMAIGQMQIPLEDLIAGFPKHADVLSDDHSASFDDSFHDVLSEK